The Carcharodon carcharias isolate sCarCar2 chromosome 15, sCarCar2.pri, whole genome shotgun sequence genome includes a window with the following:
- the LOC121287785 gene encoding hemoglobin subunit beta-like, giving the protein MVHWTQEEKEEITHAWGSIDKIKLISSALGRMFKVYPWTFRYFKDRHGFTVQGHAAKVSGALDTAVSHLDDVKSHFKVLSSKHADELYVDAGSFHLLTDCIIIEMAWSKKDKFTPHIHATWDKFFKVVVDAISKQYI; this is encoded by the exons ATGGTGCACTGGACTCAAGAAGAGAAAGAGGAAATCACCCACGCATGGGGCAGTATCGATAAAATCAAACTTATATCCAGTGCCCTTGGAAG GATGTTTAAGGTTTATCCCTGGACTTTCCGCTACTTTAAAGACCGACATGGATTTACTGTTCAAGGACATGCAGCTAAAGTGTCTGGTGCTCTGGATACTGCGGTCAGCcatttggatgatgtcaagtcgCACTTTAAGGTGCTCAGCAGCAAGCACGCTGATGAGTtgtatgtggatgctggaagCTTCCAT CTGCTGACTGACTGCATCATTATCGAAATGGCTTGGTCCAAGAAGGACAAGTTCACCCCTCACATCCATGCAACTTGGGATAAATTTTTTAAGGTGGTGGTCGATGCTATATCCAAGCAGTACATTTAA